In the genome of Vicia villosa cultivar HV-30 ecotype Madison, WI linkage group LG7, Vvil1.0, whole genome shotgun sequence, one region contains:
- the LOC131618841 gene encoding uncharacterized protein LOC131618841 — translation MIFLRDRDGKISEPNNGYAEIDVPKDLLISDFDDPLEAIFENTYPNFDVNFNNVDFLQSRAILAGTIETVDQINQYILEFVPGQEKEYLSSDSVDTTDGDGNESFDVLTPEFLNALQASGVPNHKIKFKIGTPIMLLRNIDQAEGLCNGTRLIVTKLADHVIEAKIISGKNIGGVVYIARRDITPTQSPWPFRMTRRQFPITVCYAMTINKSQGQSLDFVGIYFPRSMFSHGQFYVAVSRVKSKKGLKILIHDKDKQPLSVTTNVVFKEVFENL, via the exons ATGATTTTTCTCCGCGATAGAGATGGGAAGATATCAGAACCAAATAATGGTTACGCAGAGATAGACGTTCCTAAAGATCTGTTGATTTCTGATTTTGATGATCCCCTTGAGGCAATTTTTGAAAACACTTACCCAAATTTTGATGTTAATTTCAATAATGTAGACTTTCTACAGTCAAGGGCAATATTAGCTGGAACCATAGAGACTGTTGATCAAATCAATCAGTATATTTTAGAATTTGTTCCCG GTCAAGAGAAAGAGTATTTAAGCTCGGATTCAGTTGATACCACAGACGGTGACGGCAATGAATCTTTTGATGTTTTAACTCCTGAATTTTTGAATGCCTTGCAAGCTTCCGGTGTCCCCAatcataaaatcaaatttaaGATCGGTACTCCAATAATGCTTCTCAGGAATATTGATCAAGCAGAAGGTCTTTGCAATGGAACACGTCTCATTGTTACCAAATTGGCCGATCATGTTATCGAAGCAAAAATTATTTCTGGAAAGAACATTGGTGGTGTCGTATACATTGCACGAAGGGACATAACTCCTACTCAATCCCCATGGCCCTTCCGAATGACCAGAAGACAGTTTCCTATAACGGTATGCTACGCTATGACAATTAACAAATCTCAAGGTCAGTCTTTAGATTTTGTCGGTATATATTTTCCAAGAAGCATGTTCAGCCATGGTCAATTTTATGTGGCAGTTTCAAGAGTAAAGAGCAAAAAGGGTCTAAAGATTTTAATTCACGACAAAGACAAACAACCATTGTCGGTGACGACGAATGTCGTTTTCAAAGAAGTCTTTGAAAATTTATAG